In a single window of the Streptomyces sp. NBC_00094 genome:
- a CDS encoding FxLYD domain-containing protein — MNPASSRGRRPLRVRAAGAVVVTALGAAALVSCDSGGDDTGGPTFSERPTAPDTASFSGDHPSSVASAAKSAIASVQASASSAAASASAREAERKASIGAEVERSRQAAQDALKDVDGKGNALSEVGMTGKPLADTGGLLTVVVTITNKTDATASYAAQVDFLDSSGKVVETQFVGAEDLAPGERKQPLAISRQPADTPLTPRLTKAQRY, encoded by the coding sequence GTGAACCCCGCTTCGTCCCGCGGCAGGCGACCGCTCCGCGTCCGGGCGGCCGGTGCCGTCGTCGTCACCGCCCTCGGTGCGGCCGCCCTCGTGTCCTGCGACTCGGGCGGCGACGACACCGGCGGCCCGACGTTCAGCGAACGCCCCACGGCGCCCGACACGGCCTCCTTCTCCGGTGACCATCCCTCCTCCGTCGCCTCGGCGGCGAAATCGGCGATCGCGTCCGTGCAGGCGTCGGCGTCGTCCGCCGCGGCCTCGGCCTCCGCGCGGGAGGCCGAGCGCAAGGCGTCGATCGGAGCCGAGGTCGAACGCTCCCGGCAGGCGGCCCAGGACGCCCTCAAGGACGTCGACGGCAAGGGGAACGCCCTGAGCGAGGTCGGGATGACCGGCAAGCCCCTGGCCGACACGGGCGGACTGCTCACCGTCGTCGTCACGATCACCAACAAGACGGACGCGACGGCGTCCTACGCGGCCCAGGTCGATTTCCTCGACTCCTCGGGCAAGGTCGTCGAGACGCAGTTCGTCGGGGCCGAGGACCTCGCGCCGGGTGAGCGGAAGCAGCCCCTGGCCATCAGTCGGCAGCCGGCCGACACCCCGCTGACGCCGAGGCTCACCAAGGCGCAGAGGTACTGA